The Syntrophotalea acetylenivorans genome contains the following window.
GCTCAATCCCGAATCGCTGCAGGTGCTGAGCGGTTGCAAGGTGGAGCCGAGTCTGGCCGATGCTGTACCGGAGAGCCGCTACCAGTTTGAACGGCAGGGCTATTTCTGTGTCGACCAGGTCGACAGTGTTGCCGGCCGGCTGGTGTTTAACCGCACCGTGACCTTGCGGGATTCGTGGGCGAAGATGGGTGGGAAGAAGTAGAGAAGGGACCCGTAAATCGTAATCCGTGAGGCGTAATAGGTTAAATCTGCTGCCCCTCCTTCCCCTGTGACGCAGCCGGAGCGGAGTGGACGTTTTACGAAACAGGCGGGAAAACTGTTTGAGCGCAGCGAGTTTTTGCCCGCCCGTAAAATGTCTGCGCAGCGCTGGGGACCCGAAGGGCAAGGAGCTGGGGCGCGTTTTTTCTGCCTACCCTTTTGCCGCGCAGAAAAAGAGTAGGGCGTCGAGCGGGGACGCAACCCCGCGGTGTTGCCTTGAAGTTGGACAACCAATAACGGATAAGGCTCTGTTGAAAACTATGGAGTCTATCCGCTGAAAACAAGGAGAACCCGTTCCATGAGCTTGCGAGTCTACAATACCCTCACCGGCGGCAAAGAAGAATTCCAGCCGCTGGTCCCCGGCAAAGTCGGCATGTACGTTTGCGGTGTCACCGTTTATGACTACTGCCACATCGGCCACGCTCGGGCCAATATCGTTTTCGATGTTATCTACCGTTATTTGCAGTTCGCCGGTTATGAAGTCAACTACGTGCGTAATTATACGGATGTTGACGACAAGATCATCAACCGCGCCAACGAGCGGGGGATCGACAGCACTACCCTGGCCGAGGAGTTCATCAAGGCTTTTGACGAGGATATGGCCAGCCTCGGTCTGGCTCTGCCGACCTGTTCGCCCAAGGCCACAGAGCATATCGAGCAGATTGTCGAAATTGTCGAACGTCTGATAGAGAAGGGTCTGGCCTACGAATCGGCCGGTGATGTCTATTATGCGGTAGAAAATTTCCCCGGTTACCTGAAACTGAGCAAGCGCAACATGGACGACATGCGCGCTGGGGCGCGCATCGCTCCCGGCGAGCAGAAGCGCAACCCCATGGACTTCGCCCTGTGGAAGGCCGCCAAGCCAGGCGAGCCTGCATGGGAATCGCCCTGGGGACCGGGCCGGCCCGGTTGGCACATCGAGTGTTCGGCCATGAGTATGAAATATCTCGGCGAATCCTTCGATATTCATGGCGGCGGCAAAGACCTGGTCTTTCCCCATCACGAAAACGAGATCGCCCAGAGCGAAGGGGCTTCTGGCAAACCCTTCGTCAAGTACTGGCTACACAACGGTTTTGTCAACGTCAATCAGGAGAAGATGAGCAAGTCTCTGGGCAATTTCTTCACCATCCGCGATATTCTGCAAAGCTACGATCCTGAGGTGGTGCGCTTCTTTATCCTCACCGCCCACTATCGTTCGCCCATCGATTTTTCCGATCAGAATCTGCAGGACGCCCTGGTCGGTTTGAGCCGTTTTTACGAGGCTCTGCAGGTCTCCGCTGAAGCGGTGGCGGATTTGCCCGAGAGCGATACCGTCAGCGAAGAAGGCGCGGCTCTGGAAGCTAAATTCCGCGAGGCCATGGATGACGATTTCAATACCGCCGCGGCTATCGGTCACCTCTTCGAAGGGGTGCGCACCATGAATCGTCTGTGCGCCACTAAAAAGTTCCGCAAAAAAGCCGATCTGGTGGCGCAAGTGCAGGACCTGCAACGGACTGTGATCCGCCTCGGTTCGGTACTCGGCCTGTTCGATTCCGAACCGGCCGTGTGGCTGGATAAGCAGAAGTTTGCCGCCTTGGCCGGACTCGACATCAGTGCGGAACAGATCGAGCAGTTTATCGCCGAGCGCAACCAGGCCCGCAAGGACAAGGACTTTGCCCGCTCCGATGCGATTCGTGACGAGCTCGATGCGAAGGGGATTGTGTTGCTCGATTCGGCTCAGGGGACGAGCTGGAAGATTAAATAAGCATCGCGTTAATCACCGGAAATATGGAGAGGGCTGCTCGTATGGGTGGCCCTCTTTCTCTTTGGACAGGCGTAACTACAAGACCGCTCGGTTGGGTCCCCGCTCGACGCCCTACTTTTTTACGCGCCAAGAAAGAGTAGACAGAAAAAGGCACCCCAACTCCTTGCCTTTCGGATGCCCTGCGCTGCGTCACAGGGGGGAGAAGGGCTAAAGCTTTAGAACCGTGAAAATGCTTTCCACGCCACGTTTCCTGCTTGCTCCACGCCAAGCAGAAGAGTACTCTAAGGCAATAGTAATATTCAGGAGATTAGGATGCATCGGTGGATTTGGCGTGGCAGCAATTATCTACTTTTCTGGTTATTCTTGGATGCTTGTTATGTCTTGGCTTTGTTTGCCATACCGACCGCTCGTCCACTGTCCCTTTCTACCTTTGCGCTGGCGCACCTCGCCGGCATCGCAGTCGGCACTTTGGTGATGTACACCGGGGTGGGAGCCGGTGTGGTCTGGTTCCCCTTTTTCACTTTGCTCGGCTTTCATCCTGCGGATGCCGCGTCTTTTTCTCTTTTTAATCAGCTGGCCGGTAAGGGCAGCGGTTCGTTTAAGTATTTGCGCGAGGGCATGATCGATTGGCCGGTGGTGCGCCGTTGCGTGCCCATGGCGTTGCTCGGTGTTAGCGCTGGTTATCTGCTCGGGATGGTGATGCCTCATCGATACGATCCTTGGCTGTTGCTGGCCTTTGCCGTGGTGGTACTCTATCTGTTGTTGGCTTTGTTGTGGCGCAAGCTTCATCCCGTTCAGGTTGACGAAGGTGTGATAGAAGTTCCTACGGCTAGTCGTTTGCTGGTAGTGATTTCATCGATTTTTACCGGGCTGCTCAGTGTCGGCACAAGCGATTGGCTGATTCCACATCTGATGCGGCGTTTGCACATGCCGGCCAGTCGGGCGGTGGCCAGCGGTATATTTGTCATGTTTGTTACCGCGCTGTTCTTTTGGATGCTGATCGCTTTCGGCGTGCTGGTCGGGTGGCGCGCCTGGCCGGCTAATCCGCCGATGCTGTTTGGCACCGTGCCCGGGGTGATGATCGGAGCTCAGTTCGGTTCGCGTCTGGTGCGCTTTGCAACCATGAAACGAGCTCAGCCGGTAGTATTTATGGCGGTTCTGGCGCTATCCACCGGACATATGGTCTATGAGTTTCTGCGGCGGCTGTGAATAGAGAAAGGGAGTTTTGGTGGCGAACGATTGGAACAAGGTCTGGCAGGAACGGGGAGAAAAACCTCTTCTTTTCGATCCCTGGCTGCAGCGGGTGCTGCCCCTGTTACCGCAGGGCAAGCTTCTCGATATCGCCTGTGGAAGGGGACGTAATGCTCTGCCGATGGCTGAGCTGGGTTACTCCGTCACCGCCTTGGATGCCTCGTCTCAGGGTTTGAGCCAGCTTTCTGAAGAAGCTCGACGCCGCGGCCTGGCTATCGCCACAGTGCAGCAGGATCTGGAGCAACTACCTCAACTGCCAAGCGCGTATTTTGATGTGGTGCTGCAATTCTTTTATCTGCAGCGTTCTCTTTTTGATGCAGTGCGGGCTGCGGTGCGGCCCGGCGGTGTGGTAGTGGCCCGCACCTTCAGCCGAGCCGGTGATTTTGCCGGTGGGCCGGGTAATCCCGACTATGTCCTGGAGGTCGGTGAGTTGCTGACGCTGTTCCATGATTGGGATATTCTGCTTCATGAAGAGGGGATTGATGAGGCAGAGCGGGGCGGTGGTCTGGCGGGGATCGTGGCCCGCAAGCCACAATCGACAACTGAAAGAGAGCGACCGTGTGCCTGATTTTAATGGCCTGGCAGCAGCACCGGGATTATCCCCTGGTACTGGCTGCTAATCGCGACGAATACTACTGTCGACCGACGACGCCTGCCGGGCCTTGGCAAGACCAGCCTGGAATTATCGGTGGACGCGACCTGTTGCAAGGGGGCAGTTGGCTGGCTATGGGTCCCAATGGTCGCTTTGCCGCCGTCACCAACTTTCGTGAACCGCCGCCAGCAGTCGAACCGCCCCGGTCGCGGGGCCGGCTGGTCAGCGATTTTCTGCAGGGGGTGAGCGATCCGGCCGAGTACCTGGCGGCTGTCGAGCAGCAGGGACACCTCTATCGTGGTTTCAGCCTGTTGGTCGGTGATCGCAGCACCGTTGGCTATTTGTCCAATCGTGTTCGCGGGTATCGGTTGCTGGAGCCTGGCCTGTACGGTGTCAGCAACGCCTTGCTCGACGCTCCCTGGCCCAAGGTAGTCGCCGGTAAGGCAGGTCTGGCGATGCAGCTGACATCTTCTACTCTGGACAGTACGGGGCTTTTTGAGTTGCTGACTGATGAGTCTTTGCCGGAACTTCCGGCAGGAATCTCCGCTAATGGCGATCTGGTCGCCGGGCCCCAGGCACCGATCTTTATCCGCACCGCGGAATACGGTACTCGCTGCTCCACCCTGCTGTGGACCGAGCGGGCTGGCGGCATGACTTTGCTGGAACGCAGTTTCGAATCCGGCAGCCGCCAATGGAGCGAGGTTTGTCACCGGTTCGGTGATTCTTGATGGCATCGTAAAAAGTTCACCCTACGACGTTGCAGTGCTTTTTCAGGACTTCGACATACTATCTGTATGCCTTTCCCCCGAAAACTCACTTCGCCTTGTAGGACGATTTTTTGCTTAGCCATTTATGGCTTTTTGCAAAAGGGCCATTCTTGACAGCTTGATTAATCTCACCGATGATGGCCAAGTGCCTGTCGGATTATACGGGCCTGAAAGCTGTTGGATGCTAAACAACAACTTGTTGGAGGATAACTGGGATATGCCTTTGCAAGATTTCGATATGCCCGAGCAACTGCCTCTATTGCCGGTGCGAGATACGGTGGTCTTTCCGCATATGGTTTTGCCCCTTTTTGTTGGCCGCTCGGCTTCTCTGGAAGCGGTGAAACAGGCCATGGAAGAGAGCCGGCTGATCTTTTTGGCGACGCAGAAGATCCTTGGTAATGAAGAGCCCGGCAAAGACGATATCTATCGGATTGGCACTGTGGCGATGATCATGCGCATGGTCAAGCTGAATGACGGCCGGGTCAAGATTCTGGTGCAGGGGTTATCCAAGGGACGCATCGAAGAGTATCTGCGGGAGGAACCCTTTTTCGAGGTCAGGATTACCTCCCTTGAGGAGCCGGAATTAGGCGAATTGCCACTGGAAGTCGAAGCGTTGATGCGCACGGTGCAGAATCAGCTATCCCAGTTGCAGGCCATCAGTAATGTTTTGTCCCCGGAAGTTATGGTCGTGGTGGACAATATCGAAGATCCCGGCGGCTTGGCCGATCTGGTGGTCGGCAATCTCAATCTCAAGATTTCCCAGTCTCAGGAACTGCTGGAGGTTTGCGATCCCGTCGAGCGACTGATGCAGGTTAACGATCTGCTCAATAAAGAGCTGGAGCTGGCTACGATGCAGAGTCGTATTCAGTCCCAGGCCAAAGAGGAGATGGGCAAGACGCAGAGGGAATATTTTTTGCGCGAGCAGTTGCGGGCCATTCAGGAAGAGCTCGGCGGGAGCGATGCAAAAACGGACGACCTGGCGGAACTGGAACAAAAGCTCAAGGATGGAAAGTTGCCCGATGAGGCCATGACCGAGGCGACCAAGCAGCTGCGTCGGCTGGAGGGCATGCAGGCCGAAGCGGCGGAATATTCCATGCTTCGCACCTATCTCGAATGGCTGGCGGATCTGCCCTGGCAGAAAACCACCCGCGACAATCTCGATCTGCATAAGGCGCGGCGCATTTTGGATGAAGATCACTACAGCCTCGACAAGGTCAAGGAACGGATTCTCGAGTTTCTAGCAGTACGCAAGCTGAAAAAGAAGCTCAAGGGACCGGTCCTTTGTTTCGTCGGTCCCCCGGGAGTCGGCAAAACCAGTCTTGGTAAGTCCATCGCCCGGGCCTTGGGCCGTAAGTTCGTACGCGTCTCCCTTGGCGGCCTGCGGGACGAAGCGGAGATTCGCGGCCATCGCCGCACCTACGTCGGGGCCTTGCCGGGGCGTATCATTCAGGGCATGAAACAGGCCGGGACCAGCAACCCGGTCTTCATGCTCGACGAACTGGACAAGGTCGGCGGCGCCGATTTTCGCGGGGATCCTTCCGCTGCTCTGCTGGAACTTCTCGATCCGGAGCAGAATCACGCCTTTTCCGACCACTACATCAATCTGCCCTTCGATCTGTCCAACGTGATGTTTATCGCCACAGCTAATATCATGGATCCCATCCCCTCGGCTCTCAAGGACCGCCTCGAGGTGCTGCGTCTGGCCGGTTACAGCGGCGAGGAGAAGCTGGCCATTGCCGAGCGTTTTCTGTTGCCCCGGCAGCTGGAAGATAATGGGCTTAAGGGGCAGGACGTTCGTTTTTCCCGCTCGGCCCTGCAGCGAATCATTCGCGAATATACCACCGAGGCCGGGCTGCGAAACCTGGAGCGAGAGATCGGCAGCATCTGTCGCAAGGTGGCCCACCGTCTGGCCGAAGGCCGCAAAGGTCCGGTGTCCATTACCCGAACCAACCTCGAACGCTTTCTCGGTCCGGCCCGTCATCTGGCTGAGGATAAATTGGCTGAAAATGAGGTCGGAGTCGCCACCGGTCTGGCCTGGACGGAGCGGGGCGGCGAGATTCTGCATGTCGAGGTCACCACCATGAAGGGGGCGTCCAAGCTCACCCTGACAGGCCAGCTGGGCGACGTCATGAAAGAGAGCGCCCAGGCGGCCCTCTCCTATGCCCGCTCCCACGCGGAAGAATTGGGTGTCGACCCCGACTTTGCAGAACGTCTGGATATTCATATCCATGTGCCGGCCGGAGCCATCCCCAAGGATGGACCTAGCGCCGGGGTGACCATGGCCACAGCGCTGGTCTCGGCCTTGAGTGGCCGGCGGGTCGACCGGGAGGTGGCCATGACCGGTGAGATTACCCTGCGGGGCAAGGTGCTGCCGGTGGGCGGTTTGAAAGAAAAAGTGTTGGCGGCGGTTCGTGCGGGTATAACAATTGTGGTCGTCCCTCGTCAGAATGAAAAGGACCTGGTGGAAATTCCCGCTGCTCTTCGCCGCAAGGTGACCTTCGTCCCGGTAGACAACATGAGCCAGGTACTGGAACAAGCTCTGGAGAGCAACCCATGAAGCTGGCCGATCTGGGTGAGTTCGGATTTATCGAGCGTATTCGAGGGGCGGTCGCCAGAAGCGAAGGCACCGGAGTTCGACTCGGAATCGGTGACGATTGCGCGGTGCTCGAATTACCGCCGGGGCAGGTACTTCTGACCAGTACCGATCTGCTTATCGAGGAGATCCATTTCCGCTCGGATTGGAGCGACTGGCGGGCGCTGGGTAGCAAGTGCGTGTCCGTTAACGTCAGCGACGTAGCGGCCATGGGCGGCAGCCCGCGGCATCTCTATCTCGGGTTGGCGATTCCGGGCACGATGGCGATGGAAGACCTCGATGCCTTTTTGGAAGGTTTCCTGGAAGCCGCAGCAGGATATGGAGCGGTGCTGGTCGGTGGCGATACCTGCCGTTCGCCGGGACCTCTGATGATTTCGGTGACCGTCGAAGGGGCGGCACCCACGGAACAGGTCGTTACTCGAGGCGGTGCTGGTCTCGGAGATTCCATCTATGTTTCAGGTACTCTCGGCGACAGCGCCCTGGCCCTGCAACGGTTGCAAGCCGATCGGCCGGTGACCGTTGAACTGGCTGATCGTCATCACCGGCCGCAAGCCCGGGTCGCCCTCGGTCGGGCTCTGGCCGAAGCGCAGTTGCCGAGCGCGATGATCGATGTATCCGATGGAGTGTTGGCAGATCTCGGACATATCCTCGAAGCTTCGGCGGTCGGTGCCCGTTTGGAGCAGGCACTATTCCCCCTGTCATCGGGATTTTCCCAGGCGATGGACGAAGAGCCGAGCCTTTTTGAATTGGCTCTGTCTGGTGGAGAGGATTACGAACTGCTGTTTACCGTGCCTGCGGACAAGGAACACGTGTTGGCTGAATTGATTGCCGACGTTCCGGTTACGCGTATCGGTACTGTGACGGAAGCGGAGCAGGGGTTTTTGCTGGCCGATCAGGCCGGGCAGGTGAGGCCGGTAAAGGCTAAGGGATTTAATCATTTTGCTGGTTAATCGGCCTTCAGTTTGCTTTTCCGAACTACAAGACCGCGGGGTTGCGTCCCCGCCCGACGCCCTACTCTTTTTACGCGCCAAAAAAGAGTAGGCAGAAAAAGGCGCCCCGGCTCCTTGCCCTTCGGGTCCCCTGCGCTGCGCAGACGTTTTGCGGGCGGAAAAAAACTCGCTGGCGCTCGGACAGTTTTCCGCCTGTTTCGCAAAACGTCCACTTCGCTCCGGCTGCGTTACAGGGGGAGGGAGGGGCACCAGCTTTTACGTATTACGCTTTACGCCTCACGAATTACGGTTTTCACCCCCTGTGAGTGCCGCCGAGCGGAGGGATTTTAATCCGGAAATGAAAGACGTCTGAGCGAAGCGAATCTCGTCTTTCCCGGATTAAAATTCCCGGAGAGAGGGAACCCGCCGCAGGCGGGCAAACGGTGGGGCGACCTTCTTTTGGTTACTTTTCTTGGTCGTCAAGAAAAGTAACGCGCCTGGCCGGGCAAGACCGGCCGATATTATGGTTTGCTTGGATTTCTGTTTTAGCTTTAGCAGGGTTGATTTACGAATAACAACACCGGCGGGTCGCGTCCCGCCAGACGCCTTCCTTTTTGTCCAGGCGGCAACAAAAAGGAAGCAAAAAATGCCTTGCCACTGCGTGGGGCATGCTGTGATGGATGGCAGGAGAAGGCCAAAAACTTTTGACCTGGCACACCGTGCTGGCGATTTCTTTGGGCGGCCCCTCTTCCGAAAGTCGATTGCTATCTTGATCGGTCCCTTTTTCTTGCCAACATTGATCGTAGGGGTTGCTGGGTTTAAAACCTTCAAACTAATTCAAGTTCGCTGCTTTCCCTGCGGGCGCCTTGCGCTGCGTCACAGGGAATGGAGGGGAACCAGGTTTTACCTGTTACGCCTCACGCCTTACGGATTACGGATTTCACCCCATAGGGGCAAAATAAAAATTAAAGCTGTAATCTTACAGCTTGTTTTTACGTCCAAACGGAGAAGACACGGAAACCGGCCGATTGGGTGTAATTTGGACTATTAAAAGCAAAGGAGAAAAACTTCTATGAAACATATATCTTTTCTCGCCATTCTACTGGTAACACTCCTCGCCACCAGCGCCCTGGCCAACGGCAGCGATGAACTGCTGGGCAAGGTGGTGCGCGGTCTGGAACATCAATTCCGCGCCAATGCAGCGCCCGGAGCCTCCATTGAGGACCTGCAGGCGGATTTTCTGCAGCAGGCCTATCTTGGTTCCCTCGACCGGGTTGAGGAGGGCCAGGGCCGGGTGGCCGTTCGCTTCGACCGCCGCGGTCAACAGTTGCAGCCGCGTTTTCGTTGGGAGTACCAGGTTCCGAGTGTGCAGCAGATCATTTCCGACGGGAGCACGGTGTGGGTCTATCTGCCGGAGAACCAGCAGGTGGTCGAGTCGCCGCTGCCCGCTAATGGCAGCGAGGGTGTCGACGATCCGCTGGCTTTTTTGACCGGCCTTGGTCAGCTCTCCAAACGTTTTACCGTGGCCTGGGCCAGTCCCGCTCTCGATAGCGAAGGGCATTACCGCCTGTTGCTGAAACCTCGCCAGCCATCGGCGATTGTCGAACGACTCGAACTGGTCATCGACCGGGCCGTGGTTAATCATAACGCCAGCGGGAGCAAACCCGTTTATCCGGTGCGGGTCGCCACGGTATTCGGTCCCAATGAAAGTCGTACGACCATTACCTTTCACAATGTGCGTTTAAACAAGGGATTGAAAGACAGTTTGTTCGATTTTAAGATACCGGAAGGAGTCGAGGTACTGAGGCCAGATCAGAATCAGTTCGGATTTTAGTTTCGAAGTCGGTTTTTTGATTCGGTTCCGGAGACCCCGCGCTGTTAAAACTTCCCCTATGATCGCCTTTATGCTATAAGTCCTTGTTTCATTGAAGAAATATCCATTTGCAGGAGCGCCACAGGAAGGGTAAAAAGATGCCAAGTTTCGATATTGTATCCAAAGTCGACATGCAGGAAGTCGATAACGCCGTCAATCAGTCCTTGAAGGAGATTGGTCAGCGTTACGATTTCAAGGGCACTCATAACGAGATTGACCTGCAGGAGAGCGCTATCGTGCTGTTGGGGGCCGATGACTACAAGCTGCAGGCGGTAGTCGATGTTCTCAAGGGCAAGCTTGTGCGCCGGGGTGTTTCGCCTAAGTGCCTTGATTTTGGCAGTAAAGAACCGGCTTCCGGCGGTGCTGTAAGACAGCGGGTGACTATCGTCCAGGGGATTTCCAAGGAAAAGGGCAAGGAGATTGTCAAGCGGATCAAGGACACCAAACTCAAGGTCCAGGCGCAGATCATGGATGACCAGGTGCGTGTGTCGAGTAAGAAAATCGATGCCCTGCAGGAGGTCATGCAGTTGCTCAAGACCCAGGACCTGGGTGTCGAACTGCAGTTTGTCAATATGCGTTCTTAGGCCGTCAGGCCCCAGTGCCTTGTAAGGCCCTTTGCAAGAGAGAAAGTGATCATTTTGAGTAGACAAAAAGTAAGCATGGTCAGCCTCGGCTGTGCCAAAAACCTGGTCGATGCCGAGGTTATGCTGGGTCATCTTCCGGCTGAGCGGTTTGAAATCGTTACCGACGAGTCTCAGGCCGAGATCATTATCGTCAATACCTGTGCTTTTATCGAGGATGCCAAGGAAGAATCGGTGGAAACCATTCTCGAAGTGGCCGACTACAAGCAGAACGGCAACTGTCGTCTGCTGGTGGTGACCGGCTGCCTTCCCCAGCGCTATGCCAAGGAGCTGGCGACGGACCTGCCGGAGGTCGACATTTTTATCGGTACCGGTGAGTTGACGCGTCTGGTCGAACTGATCGACGCGCATCAGCCGCAGGGCGGCTCCCTGCAGGCGATTGACATCCCCCAGTATCTCTACGATCACACCACGCCGCGGGTTAAATCTTCGCCTTTCTATTCGACCTACGTCAAGATTGCCGAGGGCTGCGATAATCATTGCTCTTACTGCATCATCCCCCAATTGCGTGGTCCGTTGCGTTCGCGCAGCATCGAATCAGTGGTGGCTGAGGTTACAGCCCTGGTGGCCGATGGGGTGAAGGAGGTCAACCTTATCGCTCAGGATCTGACCGCCTTTGGTCATGACCGTAACGACGGTTCCACCCTGGCCGGTCTGCTGCGGGAACTGGTTAAGATCGACGGTCTGCATTGGTTGCGCCTGCTCTATGCCTATCCCGAAGGCATCAGCGACGAACTTATCGAGTTAATGGCCGCCGAAGATAAGATCTGCAATTATCTCGATGTGCCTTTCCAGCACATCAATGATAAGGTCCTCAGCCTGATGAACCGGCGTATCGACCAACAGGCCATTCGCGGTCTGGTCGAGCGTTTGCGCCAGGCCATTCCCGACCTTACTCTGCGCACCTCCTTCATCGTCGGTTTCCCCGGTGAGACCGAGCAGCAGTTCTCCGAATTGATGGCCTTTGTGAAAGAGGGACACTTCGATCGGGTAGGGGTGTTCCGTTATTCCCGCGAAGAGGGCACCCCGGCGGCGACCCTGCCGGACCAGGTCGCCGAGCGAACCAAAAAGAGTCGCGTGGAAAAGTTGATGAAGGCCCAGCAGCGGGTCTCTTTCCGCCGCAACCGGGCGCTGGTCGACCGAATTGAACCGGTGCTGGTGGAAGGCTACAGCGAAGAGACCGAACTGCTGCTCAGCGGTCGCAGTGTCCGTCAGGCGCCCGATATCGACGGTCAAGTCTACATCACCGACGGTCAGGCGGACATTGGCGATATTGTGCCGCTGCGCATTACCGACTCTTCCGATTACGATCTGATCGGCGAGATTGTCGATCCGTCCGAGGCATTGTCCGGCGAATAGGGTTTCTGGCTGGCCGGACATCTCTGAAAGGTTGCTCCTTTGTCCCGCCTGCGTCTGATTCTGCCCTATTTCGCCCCCTACC
Protein-coding sequences here:
- the thiL gene encoding thiamine-phosphate kinase, giving the protein MKLADLGEFGFIERIRGAVARSEGTGVRLGIGDDCAVLELPPGQVLLTSTDLLIEEIHFRSDWSDWRALGSKCVSVNVSDVAAMGGSPRHLYLGLAIPGTMAMEDLDAFLEGFLEAAAGYGAVLVGGDTCRSPGPLMISVTVEGAAPTEQVVTRGGAGLGDSIYVSGTLGDSALALQRLQADRPVTVELADRHHRPQARVALGRALAEAQLPSAMIDVSDGVLADLGHILEASAVGARLEQALFPLSSGFSQAMDEEPSLFELALSGGEDYELLFTVPADKEHVLAELIADVPVTRIGTVTEAEQGFLLADQAGQVRPVKAKGFNHFAG
- the rimO gene encoding 30S ribosomal protein S12 methylthiotransferase RimO; translated protein: MVSLGCAKNLVDAEVMLGHLPAERFEIVTDESQAEIIIVNTCAFIEDAKEESVETILEVADYKQNGNCRLLVVTGCLPQRYAKELATDLPEVDIFIGTGELTRLVELIDAHQPQGGSLQAIDIPQYLYDHTTPRVKSSPFYSTYVKIAEGCDNHCSYCIIPQLRGPLRSRSIESVVAEVTALVADGVKEVNLIAQDLTAFGHDRNDGSTLAGLLRELVKIDGLHWLRLLYAYPEGISDELIELMAAEDKICNYLDVPFQHINDKVLSLMNRRIDQQAIRGLVERLRQAIPDLTLRTSFIVGFPGETEQQFSELMAFVKEGHFDRVGVFRYSREEGTPAATLPDQVAERTKKSRVEKLMKAQQRVSFRRNRALVDRIEPVLVEGYSEETELLLSGRSVRQAPDIDGQVYITDGQADIGDIVPLRITDSSDYDLIGEIVDPSEALSGE
- a CDS encoding class I SAM-dependent methyltransferase: MANDWNKVWQERGEKPLLFDPWLQRVLPLLPQGKLLDIACGRGRNALPMAELGYSVTALDASSQGLSQLSEEARRRGLAIATVQQDLEQLPQLPSAYFDVVLQFFYLQRSLFDAVRAAVRPGGVVVARTFSRAGDFAGGPGNPDYVLEVGELLTLFHDWDILLHEEGIDEAERGGGLAGIVARKPQSTTERERPCA
- the lon gene encoding endopeptidase La, with the translated sequence MPLQDFDMPEQLPLLPVRDTVVFPHMVLPLFVGRSASLEAVKQAMEESRLIFLATQKILGNEEPGKDDIYRIGTVAMIMRMVKLNDGRVKILVQGLSKGRIEEYLREEPFFEVRITSLEEPELGELPLEVEALMRTVQNQLSQLQAISNVLSPEVMVVVDNIEDPGGLADLVVGNLNLKISQSQELLEVCDPVERLMQVNDLLNKELELATMQSRIQSQAKEEMGKTQREYFLREQLRAIQEELGGSDAKTDDLAELEQKLKDGKLPDEAMTEATKQLRRLEGMQAEAAEYSMLRTYLEWLADLPWQKTTRDNLDLHKARRILDEDHYSLDKVKERILEFLAVRKLKKKLKGPVLCFVGPPGVGKTSLGKSIARALGRKFVRVSLGGLRDEAEIRGHRRTYVGALPGRIIQGMKQAGTSNPVFMLDELDKVGGADFRGDPSAALLELLDPEQNHAFSDHYINLPFDLSNVMFIATANIMDPIPSALKDRLEVLRLAGYSGEEKLAIAERFLLPRQLEDNGLKGQDVRFSRSALQRIIREYTTEAGLRNLEREIGSICRKVAHRLAEGRKGPVSITRTNLERFLGPARHLAEDKLAENEVGVATGLAWTERGGEILHVEVTTMKGASKLTLTGQLGDVMKESAQAALSYARSHAEELGVDPDFAERLDIHIHVPAGAIPKDGPSAGVTMATALVSALSGRRVDREVAMTGEITLRGKVLPVGGLKEKVLAAVRAGITIVVVPRQNEKDLVEIPAALRRKVTFVPVDNMSQVLEQALESNP
- the cysS gene encoding cysteine--tRNA ligase, coding for MSLRVYNTLTGGKEEFQPLVPGKVGMYVCGVTVYDYCHIGHARANIVFDVIYRYLQFAGYEVNYVRNYTDVDDKIINRANERGIDSTTLAEEFIKAFDEDMASLGLALPTCSPKATEHIEQIVEIVERLIEKGLAYESAGDVYYAVENFPGYLKLSKRNMDDMRAGARIAPGEQKRNPMDFALWKAAKPGEPAWESPWGPGRPGWHIECSAMSMKYLGESFDIHGGGKDLVFPHHENEIAQSEGASGKPFVKYWLHNGFVNVNQEKMSKSLGNFFTIRDILQSYDPEVVRFFILTAHYRSPIDFSDQNLQDALVGLSRFYEALQVSAEAVADLPESDTVSEEGAALEAKFREAMDDDFNTAAAIGHLFEGVRTMNRLCATKKFRKKADLVAQVQDLQRTVIRLGSVLGLFDSEPAVWLDKQKFAALAGLDISAEQIEQFIAERNQARKDKDFARSDAIRDELDAKGIVLLDSAQGTSWKIK
- a CDS encoding NRDE family protein, with product MCLILMAWQQHRDYPLVLAANRDEYYCRPTTPAGPWQDQPGIIGGRDLLQGGSWLAMGPNGRFAAVTNFREPPPAVEPPRSRGRLVSDFLQGVSDPAEYLAAVEQQGHLYRGFSLLVGDRSTVGYLSNRVRGYRLLEPGLYGVSNALLDAPWPKVVAGKAGLAMQLTSSTLDSTGLFELLTDESLPELPAGISANGDLVAGPQAPIFIRTAEYGTRCSTLLWTERAGGMTLLERSFESGSRQWSEVCHRFGDS
- a CDS encoding sulfite exporter TauE/SafE family protein; its protein translation is MHRWIWRGSNYLLFWLFLDACYVLALFAIPTARPLSLSTFALAHLAGIAVGTLVMYTGVGAGVVWFPFFTLLGFHPADAASFSLFNQLAGKGSGSFKYLREGMIDWPVVRRCVPMALLGVSAGYLLGMVMPHRYDPWLLLAFAVVVLYLLLALLWRKLHPVQVDEGVIEVPTASRLLVVISSIFTGLLSVGTSDWLIPHLMRRLHMPASRAVASGIFVMFVTALFFWMLIAFGVLVGWRAWPANPPMLFGTVPGVMIGAQFGSRLVRFATMKRAQPVVFMAVLALSTGHMVYEFLRRL
- a CDS encoding LolA family protein, producing the protein MKHISFLAILLVTLLATSALANGSDELLGKVVRGLEHQFRANAAPGASIEDLQADFLQQAYLGSLDRVEEGQGRVAVRFDRRGQQLQPRFRWEYQVPSVQQIISDGSTVWVYLPENQQVVESPLPANGSEGVDDPLAFLTGLGQLSKRFTVAWASPALDSEGHYRLLLKPRQPSAIVERLELVIDRAVVNHNASGSKPVYPVRVATVFGPNESRTTITFHNVRLNKGLKDSLFDFKIPEGVEVLRPDQNQFGF
- a CDS encoding YajQ family cyclic di-GMP-binding protein — protein: MPSFDIVSKVDMQEVDNAVNQSLKEIGQRYDFKGTHNEIDLQESAIVLLGADDYKLQAVVDVLKGKLVRRGVSPKCLDFGSKEPASGGAVRQRVTIVQGISKEKGKEIVKRIKDTKLKVQAQIMDDQVRVSSKKIDALQEVMQLLKTQDLGVELQFVNMRS